One window of the Thamnophis elegans isolate rThaEle1 chromosome 6, rThaEle1.pri, whole genome shotgun sequence genome contains the following:
- the LOC116510608 gene encoding protocadherin gamma-A6-like: protein MEKRSYREGILLQCLIMVNSWKIISGQLHYSIPEEVRKGTFVGNVVKDLGIDGKQPFNHGLRIISNSGTVQYFELNSNSGHLQTCERIDREEICGTEKKCILKFQILAESKLKLYVTEIEIVDINDNAPSFLSIRWELKISETSIPGSQFFLPEAQDPDLGGNSIQHYELTASNHFSLEVQNSQNDVKSTKLVLEKSLDREKQSVYDLILTAFDGGEPTRSGTLQINIFVLDANDNVPVFSQPIYEVNVKENMPKESIVATVTAIDMDEGINGEIKYSLQKISKKGSQKFMINSTSGEIILVGSLDFETSSTYEFEVQAMDGGGLSDRSKVLILVTDLNDNAPELAITFVINLVPENSPAGTVIAILNARDRDSGDNGEVKCSIPSNLPFQLKKTMESFYSLETDKTLDREQLSTYSITVTAVDDGAPPLSTSVVISLQVLDTNDNPPQFLESKYTSYLLENNPKGASALSLKANDPDWEENARITYSIIDSRMRDSPLSSYLSINSETGTVYALSSLDYEEIQEVQFQVKAQDGGSPSLSSNVSVTLFILDQNDNMPEILYPSPPADGSTGIELAPRSSEPGYLVTKVVAVDADSGQNSWLSYQLIKATEPGLFTVGLHTGEIRTARLFLEKDALKQILVVLVKDNGQPPLSASVTLTVVLADSIPEILSDLSNISTPVDPQSDLTFYLVIGVAFVSCLFFTFLLVLLAVRLYRWKNLKLLESESVHFSGVPVSQFVGVDGVRAFLQSYCHTISLTRDSRKSHCNFHEENCSNTLTNQPLTCGVSDPILACEDLNLKNDEQILAKVSLIFQSNGLFC, encoded by the coding sequence ATGGAGAAAAGAAGCTACAGAGAAGGAATTCTACTACAATGCCTTATAATGGTGAATTCTTGGAAGATtatttctggtcagctccattattctattccagaGGAAGTACGCAAAGGTACTTTTGTGGGAAATGTTGTGAAGGATCTGGGAATAGATGGGAAGCAGCCTTTTAACCATGGACTACGCATTATTTCTAATTCAGGTACAGTTCAGTACTTTGAACTTAATTCCAACAGTGGCCATTTACAAACCTGTGAGAGAATAGATAGAGAAGAGATCTGTGGAACAGAAAAGAAATGCATCTTAAAATTTCAAATCCTTGCTGAAAGCAAGTTAAAGCTTTATGTCACTGAAATAGAAATTGTGGATATAAATGATAatgctccttcctttctttcaataAGATGGGAACTGAAAATCAGTGAAACATCTATTCCTGGTTCTCAGTTCTTTCTGCCagaggctcaagatccagatctGGGGGGAAATTCTATACAACACTATGAACTCACAGCCAGTAACCATTTTTCTTTGGAAGTGCAAAACAGCCAAAATGATGTCAAATCTACTAAACTAGTATTGGAAAAATCCCTGGATAGGGAAAAGCAGTCAGTGTATGATTTGATCCTTACAGCTTTTGATGGGGGTGAACCTACCAGGTCTGGTACACTGCAAATTAACATCTTTGTTCTAGATGCAAATGATAATGTACCAGTTTTTAGCCAACCAATCTATGAAGTAAATGTCAAGGAGAACATGCCTAAAGAATCCATAGTGGCTACAGTGACGGCTATTGATATGGATGAAGGAATCAatggagaaataaaatattctttgcaGAAAATATCAAAAAAAGGCTCCCAAAAATTTATGATAAATTCAACTTCGGGGGAAATTATCCTTGTGGGGAGCCTTGATTTTGAAACATCGTCAACATATGAATTTGAAGTACAAGCCATGGATGGGGGTGGGCTGAGTGATAGGTCAAAGGTTCTGATTTTGGTTACAGACCTAAATGATAATGCACCTGAATTAGCCATCACCTTTGTGATCAACTTGGTGCCTGAGAACTCTCCAGCTGGAACTGTCATTGCCATTTTAAATGCCCGAGACAGAGATTCAGGAGACAACGGAGAGGTTAAATGCTCAATTCCAAGCAACCTCCCTTTTCAGCTCAAGAAAACAATGGAGAGTTTCTACAGTTTAGAGACAGACAAAACCCTTGACAGGGAACAATTGTCAACTTACTCTATCACTGTTACAGCAGTGGATGACGGGGCACCACCACTCTCTACATCTGTGGTTATTTCACTCCAGGTGTTAGACACAAATGACAACCCTCCACAGTTTCTGGAATCAAAATATACCTCCTACCTTCTAGAAAATAATCCAAAAGGTGCCTCAGCCCTTTCACTTAAAGCAAATGATCCAGACTGGGAAGAAAATGCCAGAATAACTTACTCCATCATTGATAGCCGAATGCGGGACTCACccctctcctcctacctctccatTAATTCTGAGACAGGGACCGTCTATGCCCTAAGTTCCTTGGACTATGAGGAGATTCAAGAGGTTCAGTTCCAGGTCAAGGCTCAGGATGGCGGATCCCCATCGCTCAGCTCTAATGTCTCAGTGACTCTCTTCATCTTGGACCAGAATGACAATATGCCAGAGATCCTGTACCCATCTCCTCCGGCTGATGGCTCCACTGGAATTGAGCTGGCCCCTCGCTCTTCTGAGCCGGGTTACTTGGTCACTAAAGTGGTGGCAGTGGATGCAGATTCTGGACAGAATTCCTGGCTCTCCTATCAGCTGATCAAAGCAACAGAACCAGGGCTCTTCACTGTGGGACTCCACACTGGCGAAATCAGGACTGCTCGGCTTTTTCTGGAGAAAGATGCCCTGAAGCAAATCCTAGTGGTTTTAGTGAAGGACAACGGCCAACCACCTCTCTCTGCCTCAGTCACTCTCACGGTTGTtctggctgacagcatccctGAAATACTCTCAGATCTGAGCAACATCTCAACTCCTGTAGATCCTCAGTCCGACCTCACATTTTATCTAGTGATTGGTGTGGCGTTTGTCTCCTGCTTGTTTTTTACCTTCCTCCTTGTCTTATTGGCCGTCCGGTTGTACAGGTGGAAGAATTTGAAATTGTTAGAGTCAGAAAGTGTACATTTCAGTGGTGTCCCAGTGTCACAATTTGTTGGGGTGGATGGAGTCCGAGCCTTTCTTCAGTCTTACTGCCACACTATTTCACTCACCAGAGATTCTAGAAAAAGCCACTGCAATTTTCATGAGGAAAACTGTTCAAATACTCTGACTAATCAACCTCTAACCTGTGGGGTGAGTGACCCTATCCTAGCCTGTGAGGATTTAAATTTGAAGAATGATGAGCAAATCTTAGCCAAGGTGAGTTTAATATTTCAGAGTAATGGTCTGTTTTGTTGA